A stretch of the Argentina anserina chromosome 6, drPotAnse1.1, whole genome shotgun sequence genome encodes the following:
- the LOC126799983 gene encoding pseudo histidine-containing phosphotransfer protein 6, with protein MLGLGVDRLRADMNRLLAMLFHQGVLDEQFLQLQQLQDESSPNFVSEVVNIYFQESEKLLRNLRALLMDRELSDYKKMGIHLNQLIGSSSSIGAKRLRNVCVAFRAASEQHNRAGCLRALELLEHDYCYLKNKLHELFQIEQQRVLAAGVRYPIQQIN; from the exons ATGTTGGGGTTGGGTGTTGACCGGTTGCGAGCCGATATGAATCGGTTGCTCGCAATGCTCTTTCACCAG GGAGTATTGGACGAGCAATTCTTGCAACTACAGCAGCTTCAAGACGAGAGCTCCCCAAACTTTGTCTCTGAAGTCGTCAACATCTACTTCCAAGAGTCGGAGAAACTCTTGAGAAATCTCAGAGCACTACT GATGGATAGGGAGTTGTCGGACTACAAGAAAATGGGAATCCATTTGAATCAGTTGATCGGAAGCAGCTCAAGCATTGGTGCCAAGAGACTCAGAAACGTCTGCGTTGCTTTTCGAGCCGCTTCGGAACAACACAACCGTGCTGG GTGCTTGAGAGCCTTAGAGCTTCTCGAACATGACTATTGCTACCTCAAGAACAAACTACATGAATTGTTCCAG ATAGAGCAGCAACGAGTATTGGCAGCTGGGGTTCGATACCCAATACAGCAGATCAATTAA